The genomic DNA CGCGTCCAACGCGCGTCGATACCGTTCGGCTGTCTGTTCGATGGGGTTCGTCGTGTCATCGGTTGTGGCCGCACCGTCGGCATCACGACCGCCATCGGTGGCAACGGTTTCGCCACCACGAGCCCGCCGCAGCCCGCGCCGGCCGGTCCGGATCGCCCATGGGAAGATGCCCTGCGGGAGGAAGTAGACGATCACCATCGCCAGCAGCGCGAACAGCAGCAGGCTCGCCTCGTTGATCCCGACGTCGACGAGGGGAATGGTGGCGTCCTGCTGGTTCAGCAGATCGTTGGTGAAGTAGAAGAACACGCCGCCGAGCCCCGCGCCAACGATCGTGCCCATCCCACCGAGGATCGCCGCGATCAGCACTTCGATGCTCACGATAAGCCCGAGGAGCTGGCTCGGCTGGGGGCTGCCGACCGGGGTGTGGACGAACATCGCGCCCGCGAGCCCGCCGACCGCCGCGCTCAGCACGAACGCGAACACCTTGAACTTCGCCACGTCGAGGCCGGCCGCCGCGACCGCGTCCTCGTCCTCCCGGATCGCGGTCAACACCGAGCCGAGTCCCGAGCGCATGAGCAGAAGGAGCCCCAGCATGACGGCGAGGAAGAGGCCGAGCGCGATGTAGTAGTTCGCGACGACCACCAGCTCGAACTCGTCGGCGGTGACGAGGCTCGCGGGCGAACTCAAGCCGAGCTCGCCACCGAAGATCCCGCCGTAGACGATGAACACCTGGAGCAGGATGAGCGGTGCGACCAGGGTCACGAGCGAGAGGTACGGCCCGCGGAGCC from Halococcus saccharolyticus DSM 5350 includes the following:
- a CDS encoding branched-chain amino acid ABC transporter permease, whose translation is MADENLSGEAVEGTPETTDEPSLFGSLLAPRYLVGLLGVVLFAVLPFVGVSTTQLLVLIGALYFGLFAMSWDTVSGYTGEISFGHAIFFAVGGYTSALLNLGHGVTPTLSIPAGVVIAAVAGVLIGVPALRLRGPYLSLVTLVAPLILLQVFIVYGGIFGGELGLSSPASLVTADEFELVVVANYYIALGLFLAVMLGLLLLMRSGLGSVLTAIREDEDAVAAAGLDVAKFKVFAFVLSAAVGGLAGAMFVHTPVGSPQPSQLLGLIVSIEVLIAAILGGMGTIVGAGLGGVFFYFTNDLLNQQDATIPLVDVGINEASLLLFALLAMVIVYFLPQGIFPWAIRTGRRGLRRARGGETVATDGGRDADGAATTDDTTNPIEQTAERYRRALDALNDRFDGGDDE